The following are encoded in a window of Flavobacterium sp. WC2421 genomic DNA:
- a CDS encoding 3-ketoacyl-ACP reductase — protein sequence MTDLKNKNALITGAGKGIGKAITLALAKEGVNVILLARTQEEIDNVAAKARSLRVKALALTADVADIDSVNSAVEKALAEFGTIDILINNAGIAAFGKFLELEPTAWERIIQVNLMGTYYMTRAVLPNMIERQTGDIINISSTAGLAGNALTSAYSASKFAVLGLTDSLMQEVRKHNIRVTALIPSTVATDMAKDLKLTDGNPEKVMQAEDMAELIIAQLKLNRRVFIKNSSIWSTNP from the coding sequence ATGACTGACTTAAAAAATAAAAATGCACTGATCACTGGTGCCGGAAAAGGAATAGGAAAAGCAATTACTTTGGCCTTAGCTAAGGAAGGCGTAAATGTAATATTACTTGCGAGAACGCAAGAAGAGATTGATAATGTTGCTGCTAAAGCGCGTTCTTTAAGAGTAAAAGCACTTGCCTTAACCGCTGATGTAGCCGATATTGATTCGGTAAATTCTGCCGTTGAAAAAGCTTTGGCCGAATTTGGAACTATTGACATCTTAATTAACAATGCTGGAATTGCAGCTTTTGGTAAATTCTTAGAACTAGAACCTACAGCTTGGGAACGCATCATTCAAGTCAACTTAATGGGAACCTACTATATGACTCGTGCTGTTTTACCTAATATGATCGAAAGACAAACGGGTGACATCATCAACATTTCATCGACTGCAGGATTAGCAGGAAACGCATTAACGAGTGCGTATAGCGCTTCTAAATTTGCTGTTTTGGGACTTACTGATTCTTTAATGCAGGAAGTTCGTAAGCACAATATTCGCGTAACCGCATTAATTCCAAGCACGGTTGCTACTGATATGGCCAAAGATTTAAAACTAACGGACGGAAATCCTGAAAAAGTAATGCAAGCCGAAGATATGGCTGAATTAATTATCGCCCAGTTAAAATTAAACCGACGCGTTTTCATTAAGAATAGTAGTATTTGGTCTACGAATCCTTAA
- a CDS encoding lysostaphin resistance A-like protein: MSDSTKTAQKSTVIGGIAFLLFILFTTTFFLPSIRQLGIDYKTAFFISRLIIWICLLLTFLYAMYIEKQPFLLWKEKEYSFPYYLASIAVTMIVLVFVVFVVSMVLKTLDSNLESKKMNEIIQFFKNNTPLIWFTSITAGITEELLFRGYLIPRLEIIVKNTFLSVLISSILFGLLHFSYGTLIQVIGPFSIGLVLALHYQKYRNIKIVIICHSLWDLASLLVNTSH; the protein is encoded by the coding sequence ATGAGCGATAGTACAAAAACAGCCCAAAAATCAACGGTTATTGGTGGAATCGCATTTCTACTTTTTATCTTATTTACGACCACTTTTTTTCTTCCTTCCATAAGACAGTTAGGCATTGATTACAAAACTGCCTTCTTCATCTCTAGATTAATAATTTGGATTTGCTTGCTATTAACATTCCTATATGCCATGTATATAGAAAAGCAACCTTTTTTATTATGGAAAGAAAAAGAATACTCTTTTCCCTATTATTTAGCGTCCATAGCGGTAACGATGATCGTTTTAGTCTTTGTTGTATTTGTAGTTTCTATGGTATTAAAAACATTGGATTCGAATCTTGAAAGTAAAAAAATGAACGAAATCATACAGTTTTTCAAGAATAACACGCCATTAATCTGGTTTACATCCATAACTGCAGGAATTACCGAAGAATTACTCTTTCGAGGCTATCTAATCCCTAGATTGGAAATAATAGTAAAAAACACTTTCCTATCAGTCCTTATTTCTAGTATTTTATTTGGCCTTTTACATTTTAGCTATGGGACTTTAATACAAGTAATAGGACCGTTTTCTATTGGCTTAGTTTTAGCCTTGCATTATCAAAAATACAGGAACATTAAAATCGTAATCATTTGCCATTCCTTATGGGATCTAGCATCATTATTAGTAAATACATCCCATTAA